The following proteins come from a genomic window of Microbacterium sulfonylureivorans:
- a CDS encoding beta-galactosidase codes for MLYGADYNPDQWPEEVWDEDVRLMREAGVNVVSLGIFAWSRIQPAEGVWDFAWLDTVIGKLHAGGIRVNLATATASPPPWVSAQYPETLPADESGASYWPGSRQHFAPSSPTYRRLAGELVRRLAERYVDHPAVAMWHVGNEFGCHLWMDFSDAARDAYRDWLGRRYGTVEALNAAWGTSFWSQRYARFDEIFPPRLAPYSHNPSSMLDWRRFTSDMLLECYLMEREILLAAGATQPITTNFMGPFKPADYAAWAPHMDVIADDCYPDPTNPHRIRDAAFQRDLVRSLKPGVPWILMEQATDAVNWRPWNPGKRPGVLAAETAQSVGRGADGIMFFQWRQSRAGSEKFHSAMLPHAGTGTATWRSVTDLGERLGALPELPPPGRDARVALVFDWENWWAVEERDHPVEIDYLALCLEWYGALHSRGLMVDIVPPEKVDDGYDLAIAPALYLLRDEGAASLTRFVGDGGTLLAGPFTDIVDGHDQFRSGGFLTQLGPVLGVRFEDFGALGGPTTGGTGVGAQAARASADGDRAPFRLGHVEATGSLVAELVHPVEADVVASFTDGRAAGSPAVTRHAFGAGEGWYVATMPDPVGLDAIVGAVVEASGVRPVVANLPAGVEAARRGDLVTVINHGDDEVVVTLAGTDAETGAPLGRTTLPAQGVLFAWAPIDSGPSPMPTSVDDSVATPA; via the coding sequence TTGCTGTACGGCGCCGACTACAACCCCGACCAGTGGCCGGAGGAGGTGTGGGACGAAGATGTGCGCCTCATGCGCGAGGCCGGCGTCAACGTCGTCAGCCTCGGCATCTTCGCGTGGTCGCGCATCCAGCCGGCCGAGGGCGTGTGGGACTTCGCGTGGCTCGACACGGTGATCGGCAAGCTCCACGCGGGCGGCATCCGGGTGAACCTCGCCACCGCGACGGCCTCGCCACCGCCGTGGGTGAGCGCGCAGTACCCCGAGACGCTCCCCGCCGACGAGAGCGGCGCGTCCTACTGGCCCGGCAGCCGGCAGCACTTCGCCCCCTCGTCGCCGACCTACCGGCGCCTCGCGGGCGAGCTCGTGCGGCGTCTGGCCGAGCGCTACGTCGACCACCCGGCGGTCGCGATGTGGCATGTCGGCAACGAGTTCGGCTGCCACCTGTGGATGGACTTCTCGGATGCCGCCCGCGACGCCTACCGAGACTGGCTCGGCCGGCGCTACGGCACCGTCGAGGCACTGAACGCGGCGTGGGGAACCAGCTTCTGGTCGCAGCGCTACGCCCGCTTCGACGAGATCTTCCCGCCGCGCCTCGCCCCGTACAGCCACAATCCGTCGTCGATGCTCGACTGGCGCCGGTTCACGTCGGACATGCTCCTCGAGTGCTACCTGATGGAGCGCGAGATCCTTCTCGCCGCCGGCGCGACGCAGCCGATCACGACGAACTTCATGGGCCCGTTCAAGCCCGCCGACTACGCCGCGTGGGCGCCGCACATGGACGTCATCGCCGACGACTGCTACCCCGACCCGACGAACCCGCACCGCATCCGCGACGCCGCGTTCCAGCGCGACCTGGTGCGCTCGCTCAAGCCCGGGGTCCCCTGGATCCTCATGGAGCAGGCGACGGATGCCGTCAACTGGCGACCGTGGAACCCGGGCAAGCGCCCGGGCGTCCTCGCCGCCGAGACCGCGCAGTCGGTCGGCCGGGGCGCCGACGGCATCATGTTCTTCCAGTGGCGGCAGTCCCGCGCCGGCAGCGAGAAGTTCCACTCCGCGATGCTCCCCCACGCCGGCACCGGCACAGCGACGTGGCGGAGCGTCACCGACCTCGGCGAGCGCCTCGGCGCACTGCCCGAGCTGCCGCCGCCGGGGCGCGACGCTCGGGTGGCCCTCGTCTTCGACTGGGAGAACTGGTGGGCGGTCGAAGAGCGCGACCACCCGGTCGAGATCGACTACCTCGCACTCTGCCTGGAGTGGTACGGCGCCCTGCACTCCCGGGGGCTCATGGTCGACATCGTGCCTCCCGAGAAGGTCGACGACGGCTACGACCTCGCGATCGCACCCGCGCTGTACCTGCTGCGCGACGAAGGCGCGGCATCCCTCACCCGGTTCGTCGGCGACGGCGGCACGCTGCTCGCCGGGCCTTTCACCGACATCGTCGACGGTCACGACCAGTTCCGGTCCGGGGGATTCCTCACGCAGCTCGGGCCCGTGCTCGGCGTGAGGTTCGAGGACTTCGGCGCCCTCGGCGGCCCGACGACCGGTGGCACCGGCGTCGGCGCCCAGGCCGCCCGCGCGTCGGCGGACGGAGACCGCGCCCCGTTCCGCCTCGGACACGTCGAAGCCACGGGGTCCCTCGTGGCGGAGCTCGTCCACCCGGTCGAGGCGGACGTCGTCGCGTCGTTCACCGACGGTCGCGCCGCCGGAAGTCCGGCCGTCACGCGACACGCCTTCGGCGCGGGCGAGGGCTGGTACGTCGCGACGATGCCCGACCCCGTGGGGCTCGACGCGATCGTCGGCGCGGTGGTCGAGGCATCCGGCGTCCGCCCCGTCGTCGCGAACCTGCCCGCCGGCGTCGAGGCGGCGCGGCGCGGCGACCTCGTGACGGTGATCAACCACGGTGACGACGAGGTCGTGGTGACCCTCGCGGGGACGGATGCCGAGACCGGCGCACCGCTCGGTCGCACGACTCTCCCCGCACAGGGCGTACTGTTCGCGTGGGCTCCGATCGACTCCGGACCCTCGCCCATGCCGACATCCGTCGACGACTCCGTCGCGACCCCCGCCTGA
- a CDS encoding DUF624 domain-containing protein has translation MAEITTKRAYRAARRADASGSGPTLEERPPARYPGATGAFALFGEVLLVGVLVTVAGLAVITLPAALAAGIRHLRRYLNAEASHARTFWQDFRRALPGGIVVGVAGVVIAAVLVLDIGLANSGALPGGAAVSVIGWAGLVAGAVALLAAAGSWAPDLGWRAAVRSVPASVTADPRGAFYLAATAAFVGIATWMLVPMIIPALGCAALAVVAIPTRRGR, from the coding sequence ATGGCCGAGATCACGACGAAGCGCGCGTACCGGGCGGCACGGCGAGCGGATGCCTCGGGCAGCGGCCCGACGCTCGAGGAGCGCCCCCCGGCCCGATACCCCGGCGCGACCGGCGCGTTCGCGCTGTTCGGCGAGGTGCTCCTGGTCGGCGTGCTCGTGACGGTCGCCGGGCTCGCGGTCATCACGCTCCCCGCGGCGCTGGCCGCGGGCATCCGTCATCTGCGTCGCTACCTGAACGCCGAGGCGTCGCACGCGCGGACCTTCTGGCAGGACTTCCGCCGGGCACTGCCCGGCGGGATCGTCGTGGGCGTGGCGGGCGTGGTGATCGCGGCGGTGCTCGTGCTCGACATCGGCCTGGCGAACTCCGGCGCCCTCCCCGGCGGAGCGGCCGTCTCGGTCATCGGCTGGGCAGGGCTCGTCGCAGGCGCCGTCGCGCTCCTCGCCGCGGCCGGGTCGTGGGCGCCCGACCTCGGGTGGCGCGCCGCGGTGCGGTCGGTGCCGGCATCCGTCACCGCCGACCCCCGCGGGGCGTTCTACCTCGCCGCGACCGCCGCCTTCGTCGGCATCGCGACCTGGATGCTCGTCCCCATGATCATCCCGGCCCTCGGCTGCGCGGCTCTCGCGGTCGTCGCGATCCCCACGCGCCGCGGCCGCTGA